In one Nicotiana tomentosiformis chromosome 6, ASM39032v3, whole genome shotgun sequence genomic region, the following are encoded:
- the LOC108946399 gene encoding uncharacterized protein, with product MKKANILDLSSLECLLDSLFEFAASYDQERSNLADKMSQDEKLELISKAKERLESFKLEASEKVKNVSSSEKKLKRVVKKLQTLQQERENLEGVIEVAQKEVEEIQAKVSAAETEVSSYDNVNLLTDEDSANLEEKKKNLETSCQELINYKFCLD from the coding sequence atgaaaaAGGCGAATATTTTAGATCTTTCTTCATTAGAGTGTTTACTGGATTCTCTTTTCGAGTTTGCTGCTTCATATGACCAAGAGCGATCCAATTTGGCTGATAAGATGAGTCAAGATGAGAAGCTGGAGCTGATTTCCAAAGCTAAGGAGCGTCTTGAATCGTTCAAACTTGAAGCAAGTGAGAAAGTCAAGAACGTTTCCTCTAGTGAAAAGAAACTGAAGAGAGTTGTAAAAAAGTTGCAGACATTACAACAAGAGAGGGAGAACCTCGAAGGTGTTATAGAAGTGGCTCAAAAGGAGGTTGAAGAGATTCAGGCAAAAGTTTCAGCTGCCGAGACGGAGGTCTCTTCATATGACAACGTAAATTTGCTGACTGATGAAGATTCGGCCAAtttggaggagaagaagaagaacctGGAGACTAGCTGTCAAGAATTGATCAACTACAAGTTTTGTTTAGATTAG